Proteins encoded within one genomic window of Pedobacter africanus:
- a CDS encoding DUF6528 family protein: MKTLNAKIMFFFCCSILFSACKKDSGQQEADKEAPAKKQSNANVALATCCWIGTTNQASDTMEAYDPAVTSWASPKWSFKPTTALGYSSTAEIPLWGDAVDLKVRNNNHWGSGQVIVAHANRLSVIAKYPGGQRIWATGFPTDAGIHGIEILPDGNCVVAAAGTSAGTGGNYIRIYSSSQAAPNQYVNTIYPLTSAHQVLWDPSQNCLWAIGATLNKYAYNTAANGGTVSNPKLSLLMSYSLSTITPWGHDIATYDGDTNKLLVTTNGGVYVFSKSAGAFIPGAITGAAQRPFVNSVSTLPGQNIMVQTYKDPGCTFNGWCANHVDFYNLATGAFLYSRTVSTAAFYRGKSFDPNY, encoded by the coding sequence CAATTCTATTTTCAGCATGTAAAAAAGATAGTGGACAACAGGAAGCAGATAAAGAAGCTCCTGCAAAAAAACAATCGAATGCTAATGTCGCCTTAGCCACTTGTTGCTGGATTGGTACCACAAATCAGGCCAGCGACACGATGGAGGCTTACGATCCTGCTGTGACCAGCTGGGCAAGCCCCAAATGGTCTTTTAAGCCAACCACCGCTTTAGGGTATAGCTCTACGGCAGAAATACCCTTATGGGGAGATGCCGTTGATCTGAAAGTAAGAAACAACAACCATTGGGGCTCTGGTCAGGTGATAGTGGCCCATGCAAACAGGCTATCCGTAATTGCGAAATATCCGGGCGGGCAGCGGATATGGGCAACAGGATTCCCTACTGATGCGGGGATTCACGGTATTGAAATCCTTCCGGATGGAAATTGTGTGGTTGCAGCCGCGGGCACAAGTGCCGGTACTGGTGGCAATTACATCCGGATTTATTCTTCTTCTCAGGCCGCACCCAATCAATATGTAAACACCATATACCCGCTTACCTCTGCCCATCAGGTGCTTTGGGACCCGTCGCAGAATTGTCTCTGGGCCATTGGGGCTACCCTCAATAAGTACGCGTACAATACTGCTGCAAATGGTGGAACGGTTTCCAATCCTAAGCTGTCTTTATTGATGAGTTATTCGCTGAGTACCATTACGCCCTGGGGGCACGATATTGCCACATATGATGGAGATACCAATAAGCTGCTGGTTACTACTAATGGAGGCGTTTATGTATTCAGTAAATCTGCTGGTGCATTTATTCCGGGAGCAATAACCGGAGCTGCACAACGCCCTTTTGTGAATTCGGTAAGCACCCTTCCGGGCCAGAACATTATGGTGCAGACTTACAAAGACCCGGGGTGTACCTTTAACGGCTGGTGTGCTAACCATGTAGACTTTTACAATTTGGCTACAGGTGCATTTCTGTATTCGCGTACTGTGAGTACTGCAGCTTTTTACAGGGGGAAATCATTTGATCCGAAT